A window of the Vigna angularis cultivar LongXiaoDou No.4 chromosome 3, ASM1680809v1, whole genome shotgun sequence genome harbors these coding sequences:
- the LOC108324599 gene encoding uncharacterized protein LOC108324599 codes for MLEYVGNDEGQVEERGDVDCEEVEVDVVMEEEVDGVEQVQEVGGDCEEVEVGGDGEHEGVEENEVDAVMEEEVDGVEQVQEVGGDCEEVEVGGDGEHEGVEENEVEALMEEEVTGVEQVQEVGGDGEEVEVGGDGEHEGVEENEVEAVMEEEVDGVEQVQEVGGDGEEVEVGGDGEHEGV; via the coding sequence ATGCTGGAATATGTTGGTAATGATGAAGGACAAGTTGAAGAGAGGGGTGATGTTGATTgtgaagaagtggaagttgatgttgttatggaggaagaggttgatGGAGTTGAACAAGTTCAGGAAGTTGGTGGTGATTgtgaagaagtggaagttggtggtgatggtgaaCATGAAGGTGTAGAAGAGAATGAAGTTGATGctgttatggaggaagaggttgatGGAGTTGAACAAGTTCAGGAAGTTGGTGGTGATTgtgaagaagtggaagttggtggtgatggtgaaCATGAAGGTGTAGAAGAGAATGAAGTTGAGGCTcttatggaggaagaggttaCTGGAGTTGAACAAGTTCAAGAAgttggtggtgatggtgaagaagtggaagttggtggtgatggtgaaCATGAAGGTGTAGAAGAGAATGAAGTTGAGGctgttatggaggaagaggttgatGGAGTTGAACAAGTTCAGGAAgttggtggtgatggtgaagaagtggaagttggtggtgatggtgaaCATGAAGGTGTATAA
- the LOC108326202 gene encoding UDP-glucuronic acid decarboxylase 2, with translation MGSELIFRGHEAHPVDDAYSPKPNKPWLSVTRPIHYMLREQRLLFVLLGVVIATVFFTLVPSSSTSSPAVPYEPLPISYFERESKLPAYHHRVAAGVHSVGKVPLGIKRKGLRIVVTGGAGFVGSHLVDRLIARGDSVIVVDNFFTGRKENVMHHFGNPRFELIRHDVVEPLLLEVDQIYHLACPASPVHYKFNPVKTIKTNVVGTLNMLGLAKRVGARFLLTSTSEVYGDPLQHPQKETYWGNVNPIGVRSCYDEGKRTAETLTMDYHRGAGVEVRIARIFNTYGPRMCLDDGRVVSNFVAQALRKEPLTVYGDGKQTRSFQYVSDLVEGLIRLMEGEHVGPFNLGNPGEFTMLELAKVVQETIDPDARIEYRPNTEDDPHKRKPDIGRAKELLGWEPKVDLHKGLPLMVSDFRLRIFGDHKEGATVA, from the exons ATGGGCTCGGAACTGATTTTCAGAGGGCATGAGGCCCATCCCGTCGACGACGCCTACTCGCCAAAGCCCAACAAACCCTGGCTCTCCGTCACTCGCCCGATTCACTACATGCTCCGTGAGCAGCGACTCCTCTTCGTCCTCCTCGGAGTCGTCATCGCCACCGTCTTCTTCACACTCGTCCCCTCGTCTTCCACCTCCTCGCCCGCCGTCCCCTACGAGCCGCTCCCGATCTCGTACTTCGAGCGCGAGTCCAAGCTTCCGGCGTACCACCACCGCGTCGCGGCGGGGGTGCATTCGGTGGGGAAGGTGCCTCTGGGGATTAAACGGAAAGGACTCCGGATCGTCGTGACAGGTGGCGCGGGGTTCGTAGGATCGCACCTGGTGGATCGGTTGATTGCGCGAGGGGACAGTGTTATCGTGGTGGACAATTTCTTTACTGGAAGGAAGGAGAACGTCATGCACCACTTTGGGAACCCTAGATTCGAGCTCATCCGGCACGACGTCGTGGAGCCTCTGCTGCTGGAGGTGGATCAGATCTACCATCTCGCTTGTCCTGCTTCCCCTGTCCATTACAAGTTCAATCCCGTCAAGACTATCa AGACCAATGTGGTGGGGACCTTGAACATGCTTGGGCTTGCCAAGAGAGTGGGTGCGAGGTTCTTGTTGACCAGTACCAGTGAGGTTTATGGAGATCCTCTGCAGCATCCTCAGAAGGAGACTTACTGGGGCAACGTCAATCCGATTG GTGTCCGGAGCTGCTACGACGAGGGTAAGCGTACGGCTGAGACATTGACCATGGACTATCACCGAGGTGCCGGCGTTGAG gTTAGAATTGCGAGAATCTTTAACACCTACGGGCCGCGAATGTGTTTAGATGATGGTCGTGTTGTCAGTAACTTCGTTGCTCAG GCACTAAGGAAGGAGCCTTTGACTGTTTATGGGGATGGGAAGCAGACAAGGAGTTTTCAGTATGTCTCTGATTTG GTGGAGGGTCTAATCCGCCTTATGGAAGGAGAACACGTGGGACCTTTCAATCTTGGAAATCCGGGAGAATTTACCATGCTTGAACTTGCCAAG GTGGTTCAAGAAACAATCGATCCTGATGCGAGGATTGAGTACAGGCCCAACACAGAGGATGACCCGCACAAGAGAAAGCCTGATATAGGTAGGGCTAAGGAGCTACTTGGGTGGGAACCCAAGGTCGACCTGCACAAGGGTCTCCCACTAATGGTTTCTGACTTCCGGCTACGCATTTTTGGTGACCACAAGGAAGGTGCAACCGTAGCCTAA
- the LOC108324600 gene encoding uncharacterized protein LOC108324600, with product MEEEVTRVEGQEVEVEADVEIRSWNSSFENGSGDGNNEWLEGLVDVNVGCDINDDIHADFEGNVEVEVQSMSNDSSGPCSSVSSDSMFDVNVEGENDRGLSDDEWESEQLISGAESDEDDTDVEAYGTFATFVLPKSMVDFKWEVGTYFAKKQDILEAIKNYALDNGRNIKFVKNDKKRIRLKCVGAKGNCPWKLYCGYMKAVKTWQLRRMVDNHTCSREFNLKLIDAKWLSKRIQKTIRDNPTVKGVDIREKVQRKWNIGISRCMASRAKNIATEQIDGSFKEQYKRLYDYAHELVAKNPGSTVKLKVEDVGGNVVFKRFYVCLKACKDSFMSCRPIIGLDGAFLKGKYGGELLTAVGQDGNEQMLPIAYYVVEVENKDSWRWFLELLVDDLGGAEICSSFTFISDQQKGLLHAIDELLPRVDQRFCVRHMYANFRKKYPGKNLKRLMWRAATATHPQTWEMEMRNIRAVNEDAYKHLIAIPPRYWSRSKFTERAKSDTLVNNMSEGFNSVLLSTLMENNLLTLAT from the exons atggaggaagaggttaCTAGAGTTGAAGGTCAAGAAGTGGAAGTTGAAGCAGATGTGGAAATCCGAAGCTGGAATTCCTCTTTTGAGAATGGTAGTGGTGATGGAAATAATGAGTGGTTGGAGGGGCTTGTTGATGTCAATGTTGGTTGTGATATAAATGATGATATACATGCAGATTTCGAGGGAAATGTGGAAGTGGAAGTCCAAAGTATGTCAAATGACTCTAGTGGACCATGTTCCAGTGTGAGTTCTGACAGCATGTTTGATGTTAACGTGGAGGGTGAGAATGATAGAGGTTTGTCAGATGATGAGTGGGAATCTGAACAATTAATTAGTGGAGCAGAAAGTGATGAAGACGATACCGATGTAGAGGCTTATGGGACTTTTGCAACATTTGTGTTGCCAAAAAGTATGGTTGACTTTAAGTGGGAAGTTGGGACATATTTTGCTAAAAAGCAAGACATTTTGGAGGCTATCAAAAATTATGCGTTGGATAATGGAAGAAATATTAAGTTTGttaagaatgataaaaaaagaattaggTTGAAGTGTGTGGGTGCAAAAGGAAACTGCCCTTGGAAGTTATATTGTGGTTATATGAAGGCAGTGAAAACATGGCAATTGAGAAGAATGGTGGACAACCATACCTGTAGCAGGGAGTTCAACCTTAAATTAATTGATGCCAAGTGGTTGAGCAAAAGGATACAGAAAACTATTAGAGATAATCCTACAGTTAAGGGTGTAGATATAAGGGAAAAAGTTCAAAGGAAATGGAACATTGGTATTTCAAGGTGTATGGCCTCTAGGGCCAAAAACATAGCAACAGAGCAAATTGATGGCTCTTTCAAAGAACAGTATAAAAGGTTATATGATTATGCCCATGAGTTGGTGGCCAAAAATCCTGGGTCAACAGTGAAACTAAAGGTTGAGGATGTGGGGGGTAATGTCGTTTTCAAGAGATTCTATGTATGTTTAAAGGCTTGCAAAGACAGTTTTATGTCATGCAGGCCAATTATTGGTTTAGATGGAGCATTTTTGAAAGGTAAGTACGGTGGTGAGTTGTTAACAGCTGTGGGCCAAGATGGGAATGAGCAGATGTTGCCAATTGCATACTATGTTGTTGAAGTTGAGAACAAGGATTCATGGAGGTGGTTCTTGGAACTGTTGGTAGATGACCTTGGAGGGGCTGAAATTTGTTCTTCATTTACCTTTAtatcagaccaacaaaag GGTCTACTTCATGCAATAGATGAATTGCTTCCTAGAGTTGATCAAAGGTTTTGTGTGAGGCATATGTATGCCAACTTCAGGAAGAAATACCCTGGTAAAAACCTGAAGCGTTTAATGTGGAGGGCAGCTACAGCCACACATCCACAAACCTGGGAGATGGAAATGAGAAACATAAGAGCAGTGAACGAAGATGCTTATAAGCATTTGATTGCCATCCCTCCAAG GTATTGGTCAAGATCAAAGTTCACTGAAAGAGCTAAATCTGACACCTTAGTAAACAATATGAGTGAGGGCTTCAATAGTGTCCTCCTTTCTACATTGATGGAGAACAATTTATTGACTCTTGCTACATGA